From Candidatus Bathyarchaeota archaeon:
CTTCAACCTTAAAAGATGAACCTCTAGAAAGGCTTAGAAAAGCAAAGCATAGAAAGCAGAAGCCTTTCGCCATTATGGCGCGAAGCTTAGACGCTGTGAAATCGTTCGCCGAAGTGGATGCTAAAGAGGCTGAGCTTTTAACCTCCTACACGCGTCCCATAGTGTTGCTGAGAAAAAGCGCCGATTACTATCTTTCAGATTTGGTCGCTCCAGGCCTACACAATGTTGGAGTCATGCTTCCATATACGGGTTTACATTACCTGCTCTTTGACGACGTCGACGATCCAGCTTTTGTGATGACCAGTGCTAATCCGCCTAACCAGCCTATAGTCAAAGACGACCTTGAAGCTTTGAAAGCGCTTGGCGGCGTAGTCGACTATTTTCTGTTCCATAATAGACGGATTGCTCACCGTTGCGACGACTCAGTGATGCGTGTGCATGGTGAAAAACAAGTTTTCATCCGACGTTCAAGGGGTTATGCTCCAGCACCTTTAATGTTAAGGGAAAAGGCTGAAAAATGCGTTTTAGCTTTGGGCGGCGAACTTAACAATACTGCCTGCATTTTGAACGGCGACAAAGCTTTTATATCTCAGCACATAGGTGACGTTGAAAACATTGAAACCAGAGATTTTCTTAAAAACACTGCTGAACATTTGGCTTATCTAACTAACAGTAGGATCGAAGTAGTTTCATGTGACTTGCATCCGAAGTTCACTACGACAAGACTTGCTCAGGATTTGGCTGTCCAACATGGATGGCAACTTATCCAAGTGCAACATCATTTTGCCCACGTGGCCGCTTTAATGGCTGAACATGGCGTTGACGAAATAATATGCATATGTTGCGATGGGTACGGATATGGAATTAACGGTGAGGCATGGGGCGGCGAAATAATATTCGCTTCACGAAACTCCTACGAAGTAAAACGCGTTGCTCATCTTGAGGAACAACCAATGCCTGGGGGAGACTTGGCAACACGCTACCCACTGAGAATGGCCGCCGGGATTCTTCATAGAAAAATAAACATGAGGGAGTGGCTTATGCAGAATGGGTCACGCTTCCCATACGGAGAAAAGGAGGTTCATCTAATTCTTCAGCAACTGGAAAAGAGGCGTGGTGTGATTGAAACAACGAGTTGTGGAAGAGTTCTGGATGCTATTGCAGCTATTCTTGGTGTTTGTTATGAGCGTACATATGAGGGTGAACCAGCCATGAAACTTGAATCAGCAGCTATAAACGGTAAAGATGTTTTGCAATTGAAACCCATAATACAGGGGGATGCTTTAGAAACGACAAGCATGGTTCTTGAAATATTTGAAAAACGAGAAAAGTGCGCAGTGGCTGATTTGGCTTTTTCCACTCATGTATATTTGGCTAGGGGCTTGGCTGAGCTTGCGGTTGAAAAAGCCTTAGAAAAAGGCGTCAAAATTATTGGCTTTTCGGGTGGAGTTGCATGCAACGAAATACTTGCTGGAATTATGCGGAAAACCGTGGAAGCTGCCAATCTCCGTTTTCTAGTTCACGAGGCTATTCCACCTGGCGACGGAGGTTTATCTTTCGGTCAAGCTGTTTATGCCGGTTTTTTTCATTTCTAAACGCAACCATTTTATTGATGTGTGCTTGCATTTCAATGAGAACAATGTGTTTAGCTATTCCTGCGAAGGTTGTAAAAGTTCAGAACAGTAAAGCTCAAGTTGACTTTGGAGAAGGTGTTCTGAGAGAGGTTGATGTTTCCCTTGTGGATGTTAAGGTTGGCGACTATGTTTTGGTACATGCTGGTTACGCCATCCAAGTGTTAAGCCGGGAAGAGGCTGAAGAAACACTACGTTTATGGCGTGAAATCTTAGAGGTTGAGAGCACGTTAGGACCAAAATGATGTGGCGTGTTGCTGGTCAATATGTTTGAACAATTAAAGTTTAGAGACCAAAATTTGGCCAGTCGAATAGCTGCGAAAATACAGGAAATCGCACCTAAAAATGATGTTGTGAAAATATGTCACGTTTGCGGCACTCATGAGTGGACAATAACCCATTACGGCCTGCGAAGTTTGCTTCCTCCAACTGTTGAGGTTATCGCCGGGCCGGGATGCCCGGTCTGTGTTACACCGGCTTCGGAGGTGGATGAGGCTGTAGTCCTTGCCATAAAAGGAGTCGTTGTCACGTGTTTTGGGGATGTTCTCCGCGTTCCAGGCTCTGAGCAATCTCTTTTAGATGCTAAAGCTAAGGGCGCTGACGTCCGAGTTGTTTACAGCGTTTTAGACGCTGTCCGAATGGCTGAAAAAGAACCGAGTAAGGAGTTCGTTTTCTTTGCCATCGGTTTTGAAACCACAGCACCTTCAACGGCTATAGAAATCTTAAGGAAACCTCCTAAAAACCTTAGTTTTCTTGTTTCTCATCGTCTCATTCCGCCAGCTATGGAGCTTCTGCTGGGAATAGGCGACCTTCATATAGACGGTTTCATCGCCCCTGGACATGTGAGCACTGTTATAGGGTTAAAGGCTTATGAAATCTTTCCAAAAGCTTACCGCATGCCCACCGTCGTTGCTGGATTCGAACCACTAGATGTGTTATTCGCCATCTACATGGTTCTGAAACAACTTAGGGAAGGCGTAGCGAGACTTGAAAACGAGTATGTTAGGGCTGTAAGTTGGGAGGGCAATACTAAAGCTCAAGAAGCCATGTATAAAGCCTTTGACATCGTGGACGGTGAATGGCGAGGACTGGGAAAACTGCCATCGTCAGCGTTCAGGCTAAAAGATGAGCATGCGGCTTTTGATGCAAGAGAAAAGTTTAGAGTACGTATCACTCGTGGTAGGGATTTGCCGCCCGGGTGTCAGTGTCACCTCGTTATGATTGGAAAAATTAGGCCTACCGAGTGCCCTCTTTTCATGAAAATTTGCACCCCGCAGAAACCTGTGGGGGCATGCATGGTAAGCATGGAAGGAACATGTCGGATCTGGGCGAAATCCATCAGATAAAGCTTTTATTCAGAATGCGATATAACATGAATCGCCTCTAAGCGAGGTTAAAAACTATGAGTCTTGAATCAAACAAGGCGTTAGGCGGTGTAGGTGCAATACTGATGGTTATAAGTCTTCTCGGCTTATTCAAATCAGCTTACACATTGTTTCTACTGATTGTTGGAATTATTCTGGTTTTGATTGCGTTAAAGGGTTTCGCGGATCATTACCAAGACGGTGGCATATTTAACAACGCTCTTTATGGAGTTATCGCCATAATTGTCGGCATAGCGGCAACCACAACCATATTCGTAATGCTTGCCCTGCAAGTGCTAGCTATGGGATTAAATTGGGCCAATCTTTTAGAAGTTCAACAATATTTTATGGGCCATATGGATATTCTTTGGCGAAT
This genomic window contains:
- the hypF gene encoding carbamoyltransferase HypF translates to MRVRVRVTGIIQGVGFRPFIYRIAVKNNLKGYVRNMGDAGVEILLEGEENAINNFLMDLKTKKPSLAQIHEVITTEVKGQYEYTDFKIIESSDKAELSGSVIPQDVAICNECLKELRDKSNPRYNYFFITCTDCGPRYTVIERLPYDRENTTMRDFPMCSFCQNEYRNPLNRRFHAQTVACPRCGPKAYLTTSNGEIIPFMDPIREAGKLIAEGFIVAVKGYGGFHVATSTLKDEPLERLRKAKHRKQKPFAIMARSLDAVKSFAEVDAKEAELLTSYTRPIVLLRKSADYYLSDLVAPGLHNVGVMLPYTGLHYLLFDDVDDPAFVMTSANPPNQPIVKDDLEALKALGGVVDYFLFHNRRIAHRCDDSVMRVHGEKQVFIRRSRGYAPAPLMLREKAEKCVLALGGELNNTACILNGDKAFISQHIGDVENIETRDFLKNTAEHLAYLTNSRIEVVSCDLHPKFTTTRLAQDLAVQHGWQLIQVQHHFAHVAALMAEHGVDEIICICCDGYGYGINGEAWGGEIIFASRNSYEVKRVAHLEEQPMPGGDLATRYPLRMAAGILHRKINMREWLMQNGSRFPYGEKEVHLILQQLEKRRGVIETTSCGRVLDAIAAILGVCYERTYEGEPAMKLESAAINGKDVLQLKPIIQGDALETTSMVLEIFEKREKCAVADLAFSTHVYLARGLAELAVEKALEKGVKIIGFSGGVACNEILAGIMRKTVEAANLRFLVHEAIPPGDGGLSFGQAVYAGFFHF
- a CDS encoding HypC/HybG/HupF family hydrogenase formation chaperone gives rise to the protein MCLAIPAKVVKVQNSKAQVDFGEGVLREVDVSLVDVKVGDYVLVHAGYAIQVLSREEAEETLRLWREILEVESTLGPK
- the hypD gene encoding hydrogenase formation protein HypD is translated as MFEQLKFRDQNLASRIAAKIQEIAPKNDVVKICHVCGTHEWTITHYGLRSLLPPTVEVIAGPGCPVCVTPASEVDEAVVLAIKGVVVTCFGDVLRVPGSEQSLLDAKAKGADVRVVYSVLDAVRMAEKEPSKEFVFFAIGFETTAPSTAIEILRKPPKNLSFLVSHRLIPPAMELLLGIGDLHIDGFIAPGHVSTVIGLKAYEIFPKAYRMPTVVAGFEPLDVLFAIYMVLKQLREGVARLENEYVRAVSWEGNTKAQEAMYKAFDIVDGEWRGLGKLPSSAFRLKDEHAAFDAREKFRVRITRGRDLPPGCQCHLVMIGKIRPTECPLFMKICTPQKPVGACMVSMEGTCRIWAKSIR
- a CDS encoding DUF996 domain-containing protein — encoded protein: MSLESNKALGGVGAILMVISLLGLFKSAYTLFLLIVGIILVLIALKGFADHYQDGGIFNNALYGVIAIIVGIAATTTIFVMLALQVLAMGLNWANLLEVQQYFMGHMDILWRIVGTVIGALLVFYIAGIVSAILFRKSLNALSARSDEKLFGTAGLVWLIGAVIPLIGIIIVWISWILMAVGFFSIKTAQAPIQPAAIQSSLQPPSP